The stretch of DNA ACCGACCATGCGCCGCACACCCCGTTCGAAAAGGCCCAGGATTTTATTAGCGCCCCCAATGGCATCACTGGCCTGGATACGGCCCTGGTGACGCTCCATCACTTCTTCGTTGAGCCCGGAAAATTTGGGTGGGACTTAGTGGTGAAACGCTACTCGGCGGAACCACGCCGCCTGATGGGCCTACCGGTAGCAGCCATCGAAGTCGGTCAGCAAGCCAATTGCGTGTTGTTCAACACTGAGGCGGAAACAACTTTTACGAAGGACTTCATGAAATCAAAATCCCAGAACACACCCTTCATCGACCAGACGCTGAAAGGCCGGGTTGACCTGGTGATTTTAGGTGCGGAAATCCTGCTGGAGCGTTGAGATTTAGAGCCTAGCTAGAAACAGAGCGTCATGCTGAGCGTAGTCGAAGCATCTCTACCGCTTCGTTCGAGCTTGCATTCTGACCCGAACATGGAAACACGCTTGTGCCAGTTGTTTGCTTATTGCGAAACGTCAGGAGCACCGGTCGGAATTTGCTCGCTGGAAGATGCAAAAGCTTGGTGCGGCACCGAATACAAGCAACCACTTTATTGGGATGTAATTCAAAGCATCGGGCAGATGCAGCTTTTTCAGTTTGATGCAACACACTGCTTTTTTAATACCGAAACCGGCAATTTTGCTTTATACCGGTCTACGGATGGGGCCGAACTGGTGATTGCGGAAATTATATCCATAGAGGAAGACGCGGCAATTCCTTTGAGCGGCCTAGCCTTCAATTGTGATATTGACACTCAGGCCTCTATAAAGCTGAAAGGGTGGACTTGTTTTTTTTGACGCCGCTCTTACGGTACCCGGCGCCATTTTGCCTTTCACATCACTCTATGCAGTAGACCAAGCTACACCGTGGAATGTAGCTGTGCTTGACTGTGACTACGATACGGCTTATGAAGTTGCGTTTACATCTGATACGATGCTCCTTCAAGGTATTTGTTTTAGTAAACGAGGTGTTTAATGCCCGTCTTTTCCTCAAGCTCAAGCGAAGCGGTAGAGATGCTTCGACTACGCTCAGCATGACGATTAACTAATTTCGATGAGTATTTCTTCCAACTCCAACAATCCTCAGCCACTAATCGGTGTGGTTATGGGCTCCAGCACCGACTGGGATACTATGCAGCATGCCGTGCAGATTCTTACGCAATTTGGCGTGGCCCACGAAGCGCGCGTAGTATCAGCCCACCGCATGCCCGACGACTTATTTGCCTACGCCGAGCAAGCCGGCCAGCGCGGTTTGCAGGCCATTATCGCCGGCGCGGGTGGTGCTGCCCACCTGCCGGGCATGCTGGCCGCCAAAACAACGGTGCCCGTGCTGGGAGTGCCGGTAGCCAGCCGCCATTTGCAAGGGGTAGATTCGCTCCACAGCATCGTGCAAATGCCCAAAGGGATACCCGTAGCCACATTTGCCATTGGTAATGCCGGGGCAGCCAATGCGGCCTTGTTCGCGGTCAGCCTACTGGCCTTACACAACCCAGACCTGGCGACCAAGCTGCTGGCGTTTCGCGCCGATCAAACCGAAGCCGCTCGCGCCATGACGCTGCCCCTATGAATGCCGATAGTCACGTTACAGTCATGAGCCCGGTTTACCCAGGCAGTATAGACGCCGCCGGCCAGCGGGCTACCCTTGGCGTGCTGGGCGGTGGCCAGCTGGGCCGGATGTTTGTGCATGCCGCCCAGCGCCTGGGGTACTTCACTGCCGTGCTAGAGCCCGATGCGCAAAGCCCGGCCGGGCTGGTAAGTCACCACCACATCCAGACCAACTACGACGACCCGGCTGGTCTGGCGCAATTGGCCCACTTGTGCCAGGCCATCACCACCGAGTTTGAAAATGTGCCGGCCCAGGCTCTGCAAACGCTGGCCCAGACCCGACCCGTGGCGCCTAGTGCGGCCGTGGTAGGCATTGCCCAAAACCGCATCGAGGAAAAAGCCCACTTCGCGGCCTGCGCGGCTGTATCAGGAGTGACCTGTGCCCCCTACGCGGTGGTTGAAACGACCGCCCAGCTCCAAGCCGTTCAGGCCGGAAGGGCTGATTTGCTACCCGGTATTCTGAAAACCGCCCGCATGGGCTACGACGGCAAGGGCCAGGTCCGCGTTAAGACCACCGATGAGTTGGCCGCCGCCTGGGCAGAGCTGGGCAGCGTTGCCTGCGTACTCGAAAAGATGCTCCCGCTAACCGCCGAGTGCTCGGTACTGGTGGCGCGCGGCTGGGACGGCCAAGTCGTTAGCTTCGCCCCGCAGCGCAACGTGCACGTTAATGGCATTCTGGCCGTGACCCACGCATACGAAGGCAATATGCCCGCAGCCCTGGCTGACAGGGCGCGCGACGCTGCCGTTTCCATTGCGCAGCACATCGGCTATGTAGGGGTACTGTGCGTCGAGTTTTTTGTGGTGGAAGATGGCACCGAGCACGGCGGCTTAGTAGTTAACGAAATGGCCCCACGCCCGCACAATAGCGGCCACTACACCCTGGACGCCTGTGACGCCTCACAGTTCGACTTACAGGTGCATACGATGGCGGGCTTGCCCTTGCCGCAGCCGCGCCAGCACTCCCCGGCCATCATGCTCAACCTGCTGGGTGATGTGTGGTTTGACACC from Hymenobacter taeanensis encodes:
- the purE gene encoding 5-(carboxyamino)imidazole ribonucleotide mutase — translated: MSISSNSNNPQPLIGVVMGSSTDWDTMQHAVQILTQFGVAHEARVVSAHRMPDDLFAYAEQAGQRGLQAIIAGAGGAAHLPGMLAAKTTVPVLGVPVASRHLQGVDSLHSIVQMPKGIPVATFAIGNAGAANAALFAVSLLALHNPDLATKLLAFRADQTEAARAMTLPL
- a CDS encoding 5-(carboxyamino)imidazole ribonucleotide synthase, encoding MSPVYPGSIDAAGQRATLGVLGGGQLGRMFVHAAQRLGYFTAVLEPDAQSPAGLVSHHHIQTNYDDPAGLAQLAHLCQAITTEFENVPAQALQTLAQTRPVAPSAAVVGIAQNRIEEKAHFAACAAVSGVTCAPYAVVETTAQLQAVQAGRADLLPGILKTARMGYDGKGQVRVKTTDELAAAWAELGSVACVLEKMLPLTAECSVLVARGWDGQVVSFAPQRNVHVNGILAVTHAYEGNMPAALADRARDAAVSIAQHIGYVGVLCVEFFVVEDGTEHGGLVVNEMAPRPHNSGHYTLDACDASQFDLQVHTMAGLPLPQPRQHSPAIMLNLLGDVWFDTSGHLQEPDWHSVLSLPGTHLHLYGKVEARPGRKMGHLTITGPDVASVQTVAYRVAGLLSLPGLDAI